The genomic window tttctcccccccccgctgcaCCCTGTAACGCTGATtcagacgcaaacacactcacacacacacacacacaaaatacaacacacaaacGGTCCTGAACACACTTTAGTCGTTAAAAATAAACGCTGGttaagacaacaaaaaaaaaagatcatggCAATTATAAAGCATTGAAGTTCAAACATGCTCAGATTCCATCAACCGTCTACAAAAACGGaaccaaataaaaaataactaacaaacggtatcgtttaaaaataaaaaagggttcGTCAGCCCGTGGTTCCTCGttacaaataaaaacagcaGCATGGATGTGGAGACCAGACGGAATGCCAACGGACAGCGGGAAGGGATGGATCCCACGTCCCGACGGGAGACGAGAACTAAAAACTAACGTAAATCCACTGCATCACTGCAGGAGACGAGTGGGGACTCTGCTTTCACAGTCGAAGAACCGATTGGTTGTGAATAAGAAAacgtgaggggaggagggagggagtcatAGTGTTGGACCATTTGAGAGagctctgcgtgtgtgtgtgtgtgtgtgtgtgtgtggacgtcgAGATCAAAATAGGTAGTTTAAGTCACACTCGGCCCCTCATTCGACGGCGGCTCCGGGTTCCAGAGACGAGACACGAGACCCTGAGACCCAAGACCGGCAGCTCAATTCTGACCGGGTCCCCTTTGAGCAAGCGATGACAAAAAGGAAGGGCCGACTTCGTGTGTTATGTGAGACTTGTCTGGGCTGTGacggaggtgggtgggggtgggtacCGAGAGGACGAAGATGAggaagggagggtggaggggacgggaaggaggaggaggagggagggagcaaagggaagggggggggggggggggctcttcaggccttcttctcctccaggatCTTGTAGAGGGCGTCGGCGTCCTCCGTGGTCTTGACGCGGATCAGCATGGGCATGGGCACGGCGGGGCTCTTGGGGTCCACCGGCGGGTTGGGCACGCACGCCAGCACCACGTTGTTCTTGCCCACGCGGGAGCTGGGCATGGAGGGGGCCAGCACGATGTTGAGCAGGATGTTGCCTGGGGAggggacggacacacagacacggcaCCGTTATCAAGAGGGGACCAGAGCTGGGGATGTTGGAGGCATGTCATCGTGAGGGTAAAGTCGGGATGGGAAACGCGTCGTCTCCGACCGACGTGCGTTCGGGCTAACAAGTCGGAACTACGAGAATAGGGAactacaagaatacaaatgtgTTACAATTATAAAATTTAAACACAAAGCTAGCAAGTCGGAAAAGCATGGATGCTCCAactacaagaatacaaatgtattacaattataatatttaattataaatgtaaatagtgtagttttgaaaaaaaataattgtagtCAGTAAGCGAACAGACTACACATTGCTGTTGAAAGAGAACCCTTCACTAATAGTAGTTACAATGCTAAATTATGTTTCGGTATGTACCCGGTATCGGCCCATAtcaagttcaggaatcggaaaggagaaaaaaaataaaaataaaaaaatggtaTCAGAACATCTCTAATAGGGGCTAGGGTGTTTTGCTCAAGGAGGGATGGAcattgggattcaaacccagaacctctaGACTAGGTATCCCTGGCCTTGGGTGAGGCCCAGTTGCAGTACCACTCAGTGGCCACTAGAGGGCCACCAGCGCCATGTAAAGACCCAGTCCATGAAAAACGCATCAAAGCCTGCAAaaggtttgtgtgtctctggtccACCCATCCCCCCTCTCCTGGCCCAAACGACCACTACCCTCAGCCATCCTCCACCACAGCGAATAAAACTCCCTGCCTTTTCATTATCCAGTAAAACCTGCTTTATTGAACATTTTAATTCACTAAATATAAATGCCTCCGGTCAATGCAACTAAATCCTCATGATGTCCCAGTGTTTGAAACATAGAAGAGGGATTTTTTGACAAAGCAGTAAACACAAACACGGCCAAAATCGAAGTTCTGGACTTAATGACCCAATGTAAATCCAAGATCGACTCGTTGAGCTCGAGGAAGCCTCTCCTACGCTAGAGAAGCCTCTCCTATGACAAAGAAGCCTCTCCTAGGACAAAGAAGCCTCTCCTATGAGTCTCCTACGCTAGAGAAGCCTCTGCTAAAGTGCGCTCGGAGAGTCGTTTAAGGAGCGACTGGCGGCGTGAAGATGATGTACGAGCAGCTGTTAATACATCTCAGCAGCTCCCCCCCGGttcagctccacacacacacacacacacacacacacacacacacacacacacacacacacacacacacacacacacacacacacacacacacacacacacacacacacacacacacacacacacacacacacacacacacacacacacacacacacacacacctttagtcCTGGGGTAATTTATTAAGTCCTTGGGTAAAATACAGCAACAGACAAACAGATTTACGACGGCATCAGTGTCAAAAATGTTGTCTGCTTCTTTTGTCTAGCCTTCCTTCTTGTCGTTTTGTAAATGACCTACCAGAGTGGACAAATTGATCGTCTAACTAGTGGTTTTAATAATTTACCCTGCATTTACAGCAAAATAGTAAAAATTGATCAGCCCTTGGCAGGCGGGCTCGAATACGGTAACCAATGAGAACGTACACCAGACCACATAGCTCTTGTGTTGGCCAACCGGCAGGAGGTCAGAACACCACATGGCCAGACCGAAATAAGAGGGGTGCGGCCCACACTTGGAAGCCATGCGAGGCTGCCCTGCTTGCTAAGAGGCCTGGGCACTGATTGGATCCAGCTggtctatttgtggcctgtgggtCCTACGACCTTCTTGGACCTCCGAACCGTCCAATCAGAGCCAAGCCCCCGATACGATCCAGTGCGTCAGCGAATCTGAACTTCCCTCCTCATTAAATTCCATCGGTACAgatcgttttggataaattgaCCAAAAACGAGTCCGGAAAAAATTATTGCCTCAGTATTGTCGGAATATGGAAATCAAACGCCGACAACCCAGTATAATATAACGAGCTACAGGTCGGCTAAGTTATTTAAATACTCAATTACCCCTCAGTAAGAAACTAAAATCATGACAATTTTTACACCACATTTAAGATCCTCACTTTCTTCCACCGTTATCCATATTGGATTTTTTTAGGCCATTATTATACAACACACAAACCAGTTCTTCCCAGTCCGATTCAAGGCCTTGTAAagcaaagacggacggacaTACAGGCTGACAGAAGGTCTATGCATTGCATCAGCCCCCCACTTCATGTATCGCCAAGACATTCAATGTTTCCAGGACTACATTACATAACTAACATGCAACGTTCACATCACTCACGTTAGGCTGTCTtgattgtgacacacacacacacacagacagagagacagagagacagagagacagagagacagagagacagagagacagagagacagagagacagagagagagagagagagagctcacccAGGTTTGTGTCTGCGCGGATCACCAGCTGTGTGCGCCCCTCGGCAGTGGGCTTCAGGTGCAGCGTGCCCACGCCCTTCTCCTTGAACTCGCCGTCCTTCTTGTAGAACAGCTTACACCTGCGGAGGGATCGCCGTTAGAACCGCCACAGAACTCCTCCTCAAACGCTGGAGCGCCACCTGGTTCTGTGCTCACAGGAGGCCGGAGGGTTCTCAAAATCGTGTGAGAGAGACAACCGTATGACGATGAAGACGTACCCCGCATTCCACTACCCATATTACCAGACTATTTACTTAGTATGTCCCAATACATAGTATGGAACAGGCAGTATGCCAAAATTACCAGGATGTTGTACAAGAACCGGTTGCGTCTCGCAAGATTGCCATCCAGCCGGCTTTTTGCCATTCTGCCCCACAATCCTTTGCGCAGCAGAGTATATGTCACATCGACTGAGCCTGCGAAAGTCGATGGCAGGCACTACAGGTGTGGAATCAGTGGAATCACCTGTAGTATATGTCCCAATTGCATGCATACGCATGCAACAGTGCATACTTTGTTAAGGGTAGCTGCAGTACGTAGGACAAGCAAATAGAAAAAGTGTGTGATTTGGAACGCAGCCACAGCCTGCACCATCCTAGGATAGCCGCAGCGTCTCAACAGCCATCTGGTAACTAGGTGATCCAGGTTAACAATACTCTTTACACAAAGGCATACTCGTAGGACCCCTCTAACACACTTATTGTGAGTCTTACGTTTTTGCAATtagaaatagtacttagcaaTTGTGTAGCGTCGTAGACCTATACGAGGAATTGGCTAAACCTAGCAATTTTTAGTGCCTGGCACTTgtctctatgaacatccttactgtagaatcagaatcacttttactACATTTTATTGTACAAGAACACTAGAGTATAATTTTTaagcttggttcctcaacagccatGCACATCAACAGCCAAGAGATAGATTGCCaattctccttcttctgacaaatgtacttattttaagtcactttggataaagcgtctgccaagctccctgaatgtaaatgtaacacagGCGTTTCTCATTACACTAATCCCTGATCTGCTCTGTTAACGCAGCGGGGCACGGGTCATAGACAGACCTAGTGAACTAACACACAGGGCCCTGGTATATGAGAGTGCTGAGAGCAGCACCTGGGTTTTTTCCCTATGAAGGCACCTCGGCATAAAGTGTCCATCTTCATCGGCACACCTGATTGGTCGCCAATGAGGCCCGGCCCATCGTCCAATCAAATCGGTCCTACCCGTTGGTCTGCTCGTGACCTTAGCCCTTGTTCTAGACACCCTTTAAGGCCTCAGTGAAAACACAAAATGGTATTCCTTCAGCGGCTTCTTCTGATCCGTCCCGTTTACGACTGATGGTTACATTTAGGAGGACTAAAGCCAATCCAAGAGGACTCTGCTGCTTCAGATAGCATGATCCCAGTAGACAGCACACAGTGACCCCATCCGTATACAGGATCCCATCATACCGCTGCAGTCCGTGGACTAGAACACAACGAGAAGCTTCgctaacactttataataaggtgccataataaatagcaaactagtcataaacctaaccctttgttaatatttgttaatcgttactaaaatatctatttcgcacaagttaatagttttttttcattattaattaaatattagttgtttgcataaccctagtctggctgaacggaagtggacagcgtctattgcctagcgtcggatttggccgcgactcctccccttccggttgctggcgttcccgtattgtgctccccctcaaactcggaaactaggcagtatggcgagttttgaagaagactttgacggcgctgtaaagttggcatgtttggctctttccgtcgaaaattgcaaagaactgcaaaagatttgcttacagcattggctgaggaagaaagatgttctattttgcatggacaccgctgctgcttcccgggcttagccccgccctagacgattgtgattggtttaaagaaataaaaacaggcccgcccagtttccccacggatagacggctcgaggtagcgtggctccagaccattctacttgctgtagtttggtctggtttTGCGAGActagcataaccctaaccctagcacacggccctaaccctagcacacggccctaaccctaacacacggccctaaccctaacacacggccctaaccctaacacacggccctaaccctaacacacggccctaacacacggccctaaccctaaccctaacacacggcccaaccctaacacacggccctaaccctaacacacgaccctaaccctaacacacggccctaaccctaacacacggccctaaccctaacacacggccctaaccctaacacacggccctaaccctaacacacggccctaaccctaacacacggccctaaccctaacacacggccctaaccctaacacacgaccctaaccctaacacacgaccctaaccctaacacacggccctaaccctaacacacggccctaaccctaacacacggccctaaccctaacacacggccctaaccctaacacacggccctaaccctaacacacggccctaaccctagcacacggccctaaccctaacacacggccctaacactaacacacggccctaaccctaaccatatcacgaccctaaccctaacacacggccctaaccctaaccctaacacactgccctaaccctaacacacggccctaaccctaaccatatcacgaccctaaccctaagcagCGACCCTCTGTGGTCagtcaaaaaaaaaacgattaacttgttccaaatagatattttagtaacaattaacaaagggttaggttaTGACACCTTTTTTATGGCACCTTATTCTAAAGTGTTAGCGAAGCTTCTTCTGTACGGCTCCATCTCACGGCTCCATCTCACCCACTACGTGACCCAACACTACCTTAAATCACAAGCTCAACGTCGCGTTTTCACCACAGTACAGCAtcccatacacacagacacagacccatTTGTTGTTATGAAACAGCCTgcggtccgtctgtccgtctgtccgaaCGTCTTTCCCCGACAGACACCAGGAGACGTTCGTGAGGTGGACAGGAGATGCCTACCTCTGGGAGTAGAAGGCATCCTTCTCCTTGATCTCCCGGACCTCCACTTTGGGGGGCTCGTCGGAATCCTCCTCTCCGTTCTCATCTGCAGGAGACAAACGGCAGCCTCTTACACGTCTGCCGCGACCCAGCGCCGCCTCGCATTCGGCGGTGAACTCAGTGATCAATCGCCTGAGACGAACAGACGCACAGCGTGTTAAACGTCCTGCTAAGAACGCTTACGTCAGGACAGAGTATTCACTCAATAGTTGACCCAAAATAAGCCCAGATTGTTATGCTTTGAATTCACATTTCTATAGGATCCATCAGTGGGATTTACAATTCAAACCGTACATTTAATCCTTTTAAACTGATAGAGGCTCCCCCTTCGTTTATAAAAACATCCTCAAACCCAGAGATCCCATACATAGTCGCTGCATCAGCTCTCGCTCTGTGCTGTGCTCTCCCCTTCTaacgatccccccccccccaccccaacacaaCCACAGCCAGAGTGGGGTGAACCCAGTCCAGGGGAGAACGCTGCCACCGCCACTGCCACCTCCGCCGTTACGTACCTGTGGTGGAGGGCTGGGCCGCCTCTGCCTTCGCCCCGCCGAACGAGAAGGGTAGAGCcgacgcggcggcggcggcggcggtggcgcccCCGAACAGGGAGCTCTGGCCCggggcggaggagaaggagaagctggGGGGGGCGCCGGTGCCGCCGCCCGACGCCAACGGCCCCAGGGCCGCGCTGTCCAGCTTCTGGCCGAAGTTAAACGTCACGCCGGCGGGGACGGGCGCCGCGCCGGCCGGGCTGCTGCCCTTGTCGGCGGCGCCGTCCCGGCCGAAGGAGAACAAAGACGCCGGCGTCTTCAGCGGGGCGCCCGCCGCgggcgaggagaaggagggcaccgccgccgccgccgacgaggaggaggaggaggaggaggaaggagaagcgtcggcggaagaagaagaagaggaagaggaggctggcAGTGCCCCCCCCGCCTGCTTCTCTCCCCCTGGCGCGTTGCCATGGGAACCCCCGTCGGTGGCGGCCGCCGCTGTGGCGCCGTACTTCCTCTCGATGCTGGCGAGGTGCTGCTCGTAGTCCCTGAAGATGGGGTTGAGGTCGCACAGCGGGTTGCCGTTGACGTGCTTGACGATCCAGTCGCGCACCGAGCAGTTGAGCGCCGTGAGCTGCCGGCTGTACTCCTTGTTGTTACCGACggcgccgctgccgccgccgctaaTGCCGCTGCCGAGAGCGCCGGGGCTCtgagtggagctgggggcggagccattgGTGGTGACGTCGCCggtcgtggtggaggaggaggcggggccgtTGAATGTTAAACCTGAGAGGgaacagaggggaggggaggtgggaggaggagagggagattcAAGGGAGAACGTCAGCCAGGCAGCGTTCCTGTCGACCAGATatacccccgggggggggggggagagagagagagagagagagagagagagagagagagagagaccgggggggggggggggggagagagagagagagagagaccggcgcACATTTCAGGGGACTGGGGGAGGGGTTTGCTTAAAAGGGGTCTACATccgaaagaaaaaagaaaagacaccCCACCCCcgcaacctcctcctccctccctccctcccacacacacacagagagagacagcgaggagGAGATCCCGGCTGGAAgtgctgctgcagctcctctCCACGTGCCCTCCGGCTACAGTGTCATGAAatggcaccacacacacacacacacacacacacacacacacacacacacacacacacacacacacacacacacacacacacacacacacacacacacacacacacacacacacacacacacacacacacacacacacacacacacacacacacacacctcaactcGATTACATATCTTCACTGGGCGGCGAGTGCGCAGACAAAAGGTTACTCAATGATACGccttccttccccccccaccATGGCCGGGCGGAGATAGTGATGAATTACCTTCAATGTGACGGGACGAGTACAGCAAGGACATGCAGTGTGTCCGGATTTGccaaaattatattatttttcccCTCAGGGCGTAATACTTTTGTAGTCCCAACAAtggcttttttttgtgtgtatttttaatgCTTATTGTAGTAATATGCACTGCCAGTATGGACAGAACTCTGGTCTAAATACAGGTGCTATCTTAGGACGCGCATCAATTATTCAAATGCATTTCCTGtataagaaaaaaacacaagtcaACACACTGAATAGCACATGAACCGATTTAAGATCCAAATGTATACCCCCTGCATCCTTAACTCCTCATCAGAAATGTGCCCCGGCCCTGCAACATTTAACAGAACGCAAGAAACAgcacacactgagagagagcgCTCACACCCACGCAGCTCAAACACTGGAGCAGGGCATTAACACAGGCAGCGTTAGGCAATCAACTCCCACTGGAGGTGCCACCACCCGTGTGAGGAAAGCAGGCACTCACAGCCTCGCAACACGCCTCCATCCAAAGTGCCCGCCGAACGGCGGACGTTATTTGAACAATTATGTTGTTGTGCAGATTAACTGGTGAATACTTGATACAATGCAAAGCAAGTGGTtgggtgggacacacacacacacacacacacacacacacacacacacacacacacacactgtgcaacAGTTTCAATACAAAGGCGCTAAATTAAAGTAAAGTACTATAGAGTTAGAGTAAAATAagataacataaaataaaaaataaaataaaagactaACAAAAAAGAGTTAGTctttaaacataaaataaatcaaacaattaactaaatgcaacaaaggtaagCACATACAGGTAACATAGTAGAAAAGGTCAACCATTAAGAAAAGAAAGCGCTACAAACTCACCGGGGGCGCCGGTGGACGAGAAGCCCCCGAACGGAGTGCTGCCATTGGACAGCCCCGCCAGCCCCTTGAAGCCGCCGCCGTTCCCGAAGCCGGAGAACCCGGTGGTGGGGGCGGCGGCGCTGGACCCCGATGACATCAGGGAGAAGCCCTTAAAGCCCTTGAAGGCACCGGGGTTCTCACTCTGAAACAGGGAGAACACGCATTTCAGGATGTGAATTCTTTAccaaattttattttatacttaggcctaatcccatttctaccccttacccctcccccttgttttgaacaAGGGGgaggattgggcctaaggcccaatcccatttctaccccttacgccttccccttacccattctccttaccccttcaaaacaagggtaaggggtaaaaaTGGGATTGGTCCTTGATGCACCGCAGCTCAGAGACATACGACATTTCAGTTCTTCTATTTGTCTTGTACATTTGTTGTaattgacaataaagctgactttgacttttgGTCTGACTCTCAAAAAAGAGGATTTAAATCTCAGGAGAACCAAGTGGAAATTATTGTCTTTTTTTCCGAGCCTTGGTCTTAGAGAAAGGAATATTCCACTGCACCCAAAATATTAATTTCCATCACCATACCATAATATGAGCTTATGTTTCGATGCTGCTGAAAAATAAATCAGAACTTTTGATAATTTAAGTTGGATCCTCTGGTGTTGACCGAACAAAAAGGATtgatcatgaaaaataacaggCATATAAATATGAACTTGGTCTCATTAACATTAGTAATAAAATGGAGGCTAGCCAGTTTGCTACAGAATGATGAGCTCATCTCATaccaagaaaataaacaaacctATGAAATACATTATTAAGATCTAGGGCAGATAGTGTAGTAGTTAGGGTAAAACTGCACTGGGTTGGATTCTCAGACTACCTTTATGCAACCTTAAGCAAGACACTAACCGCTATCTTCCCATTATTACTTGCATCTGAATTCGATAAAATAATCTGTTTATGAATCAATTGCAGGTAAGAAAACAAATTGTCCACTCATCAACCTTTTATAAAGTCTCTAGAATCTTTAGAGAAGTTGAGGGACGTGCTTCTGAGTTTAAAGCACCATCAGACCAGATTAATTTGCCTGATTCATTCAGATCGATTAGTTCTGGTCCTGAATTCAAGACTTCTTTGTTGTCCACCTTAAATCATCTTGTTCTTGATTGTATATGCATTCACTTTTAGATTATAAGTAGGCTCAGTACTTTGACATGTTATATGGTGTGTTCCTTAATTTTATTTCTCCTTCATTTTGTGGATAGAGGACACTTGTTTTAAAAGATGTAGCAGGTATCGTGTGGGATGGTGGGAGAGCCCTTATTCGTACGTCCTTCTTGAAGTTAACATGtagattgttttattttgtttaaaggTCTGTTAACTTCTATGTTTTGTGCCCGAGGACCCCCCTTGAGAACTAGATTCTTTATCTCAAGGGGATTAACCTTAATATATTGGTATACTAGCATACTATACTATGTTATAGTATACTACTATACTAGGGATATCCCCTTGAGGTGACATGTGACATGTGAGCAAAGGATTCTGGGACGTTACCTCTCCAATATTCCTACGCTTGGCCTTCTTGATTGGTCGGTTCTTCAGCACATCAACACTGGCGATGGAAAAGGTCCCAGCCTGTTGGACACACGAGAAATTAGCACTCGCATTGATCGCAACCCTGTGGCACAATGGTTAGCAGCACAGTCGCGCCTCACAGCAAGAAGTACTTTGGTTCGAACCCCCAGGGACAGACGTTTGTGTGTTATCCCCGTTTTCGAGTTGGTTACTTCCGGGTGCTCTGGTTTCACCCCACACCATGCATGTTGAGTTAATAGTCCTGCCACTGCCCTTGACCAAGTCTCCAGtcatagggctagggttagaccCTGCACTGTGGCTGCTCCAAGGTAAACGCTCCTAGTGGTAATGGTATAATACTCCTAGTGCTGCAGCTAGTGATGGGTCATTGCTCTTAGAGCAGATGCTCAGAGGTTCTTGGTGCTGCTAGTGATGGATAAGTGCTGCTAGTAATGTTTAAATGCTCCTAGGGTTGTTACTGATAGTTAAATGCTCATAATGCCGCTGGTGATGGTTAAATGCTTGTGGTGTTGCAGGTAATAATAAACAGTATTCTTCAACCGTTCATACTCATTGTATGGCTTTCTTATTGCACTTATAAACAACATAATATCAGGAAATTACAATTTGGAAGAAATTCATTCACAACAACCCATTATCAATTTGCATCTAGAAAGTATTATGCCATGCGATTCAATTAGTAGCTGCTTGTGGTGTTGTGCTGTGAGGCGCTGTGCAGCATCCTGGGTAACCATGGGTAACCAGGTGTGGGGAAAAGTTAGAAGCTAGCCGAAAAACAGTAACAGACACCTAACAACTTTTTACTCCACTTACAACTTGGacaccaaaggattttagatgGGGCAATGTGACATTGCAGATTTAGCCATCACCAGAATATAACTATTCATTGATGTATTTAGATGCAGGCTAAACATGTACATGAGACTGGTAGTCTACACCTCTTTATCTGCAATCTAAATACTTATCTGCAATCTAAATAAATTCTAAATAGAATTTAATAAAAATCAATATGCATAAACCGTTAATACATGGAGTCCACTGTCATTTTCCTCAAGATGTGGATAGCATTACTAATGTTACTTAAAACTGTTAAAAAATACTACAAGTAAACTTGTAATATGAAAGTTTCAGTGTTTGTATTGAATGGAAAAACCAAGCAAGGAACTAATTTTCACCGCTTTATCATTGGGTTAGGGTtcactcacctcctctccttcttcttcctgaTCCCAGTTCCTGTCGGTCAACTCCTTATCAGCGATTCGTTTGGCCATCACTGCTGGTCTGTGGAACAAGGTGAGGCACGCAGTTAACTTTCCAATTCAAAATAACAGTTCACATTGGACGAATTAACCTACTGCAATGGCTGGAAAATCGCTAGACAACTTATGACATGATGACAGTATCAGACAGTTAGGAGGTTAAGAGGTACCTAGCCATAAATCATATGATTATCAGGTTGGCTGCACAATGATCAGCAGATCACACGTGTAAATTAAAGAAACCTTTGAAATACATTATTAAGATCTAGGGAAGATATTATAGTAGTACGGGTAAAACTGAACTGGGTTGGATTCACAGTCTACCTGAAGGCATCCTTAAGGAAGAGGAATTGACACTTCATTGATATCGATGCTATTACCTATCCACAGCATATGATAATTAAGGTATCCACTTGGAGAGGATTGGACGTAAGTTAAGTCGATGTATAACTCGATGTTATACATCAAAGTATATGTCTAACTGATGTCTCACAGACAGTGCAGGAGATCTTATCTACCAAATTCAGTCACAGCAGAACCCATAATAATGTAGTTCATGGTATTTACTTATGAGTGAACAAATGTGTGTTGCATGAAGCTCCACAGTATACGCCTCCCTATGTCCCTCATGGCGAGGCCAAACTCAACGCCAGGTTCACGTTGCCGGTGTCCTGCTACAATATCGATTCTGCGCGTGCGCACGCATGCGCACCAGTCACAACCTCGGACTCTCGTTAGGCTACTTCAACCGTTCTCTCC from Gadus macrocephalus chromosome 4, ASM3116895v1 includes these protein-coding regions:
- the nup50 gene encoding nuclear pore complex protein Nup50, producing MAKRIADKELTDRNWDQEEEGEEAGTFSIASVDVLKNRPIKKAKRRNIGESENPGAFKGFKGFSLMSSGSSAAAPTTGFSGFGNGGGFKGLAGLSNGSTPFGGFSSTGAPGLTFNGPASSSTTTGDVTTNGSAPSSTQSPGALGSGISGGGSGAVGNNKEYSRQLTALNCSVRDWIVKHVNGNPLCDLNPIFRDYEQHLASIERKYGATAAAATDGGSHGNAPGGEKQAGGALPASSSSSSSSADASPSSSSSSSSSAAAAVPSFSSPAAGAPLKTPASLFSFGRDGAADKGSSPAGAAPVPAGVTFNFGQKLDSAALGPLASGGGTGAPPSFSFSSAPGQSSLFGGATAAAAAASALPFSFGGAKAEAAQPSTTDENGEEDSDEPPKVEVREIKEKDAFYSQRCKLFYKKDGEFKEKGVGTLHLKPTAEGRTQLVIRADTNLGNILLNIVLAPSMPSSRVGKNNVVLACVPNPPVDPKSPAVPMPMLIRVKTTEDADALYKILEEKKA